A DNA window from Chryseobacterium sp. MEBOG06 contains the following coding sequences:
- the murB gene encoding UDP-N-acetylmuramate dehydrogenase, translating to MQENFSLKPYNTFGVDAKAKYFIEVSNTDELKEALTFSKNHGLPLLLLGGGSNILLTKDFEGLAIKLNLKGISEENISNHEVLVTAKAGENWHEFVKYCLQKDYGGLENLSLIPGNVGTSPMQNIGAYGTEIKDIFVNCLVLNLKTLELETFNLEECKFGYRDSIFKQEGKGKYVILEVTFKLTTKDHHIKTEYGAIKNELEHLKINTPSIQDVSNAVINIRQSKLPDPKEIGNAGSFFKNPTIPLAQFQDLKQNFENIQGYPNGDVVKVPAGWLIEQCGWKGKQIGNVASHRLQSLVIINATGNATGKEIFDFSTDIINSVKEKFGIELEREVNII from the coding sequence ATGCAAGAAAATTTTTCCTTAAAGCCTTACAATACATTCGGTGTTGATGCCAAAGCAAAATACTTTATTGAAGTCAGCAATACTGACGAACTAAAAGAGGCTCTTACTTTTTCAAAAAACCATGGTCTTCCTCTACTACTTTTAGGAGGTGGAAGTAATATTCTGCTGACAAAAGATTTTGAGGGCCTTGCCATTAAGCTTAATTTAAAAGGGATTTCTGAGGAAAACATCAGTAACCATGAAGTTCTTGTTACTGCAAAAGCAGGCGAAAACTGGCATGAATTCGTGAAATACTGCCTACAGAAAGACTATGGCGGACTGGAAAACCTTTCTTTAATTCCCGGAAATGTAGGAACCTCTCCCATGCAGAACATTGGAGCTTACGGCACCGAGATCAAGGATATTTTTGTAAACTGTCTTGTTCTGAACTTAAAGACTCTTGAACTAGAAACATTTAACCTTGAAGAATGTAAGTTCGGCTACAGAGATTCTATTTTCAAGCAGGAAGGAAAAGGAAAATATGTAATCCTGGAGGTCACTTTTAAACTGACTACAAAGGATCACCACATCAAAACCGAATACGGAGCTATTAAAAACGAACTGGAGCATCTTAAAATTAATACCCCAAGCATTCAGGATGTTTCAAATGCAGTGATCAACATCAGACAAAGCAAACTGCCGGACCCTAAGGAAATAGGAAATGCCGGAAGCTTTTTCAAAAACCCTACTATTCCATTAGCTCAGTTCCAGGATTTAAAACAGAACTTTGAAAATATACAGGGATATCCTAATGGAGATGTGGTAAAAGTTCCTGCAGGATGGCTGATTGAGCAATGCGGATGGAAAGGAAAGCAGATTGGTAACGTCGCTTCTCATCGACTTCAGTCTCTGGTCATCATCAATGCGACAGGAAATGCAACGGGAAAAGAAATTTTTGATTTTTCCACAGACATCATTAATTCTGTCAAAGAAAAGTTCGGAATAGAACTTGAAAGAGAGGTCAATATTATTTAA
- the proC gene encoding pyrroline-5-carboxylate reductase, whose translation MKIAILGAGNMGLSFSKSFLKYELIKPENLHLIIRSSSKISKIAEEFPKSKVSTFDEVKELDSDLIIIAVKPQDFQTAAQNFQFTLKENQMVLSIMAGINIKKIQKSLNHSLVVRAMPNSPTLLGMGITGYTAADGISFSQLINIERLLNSTGRSVYMENEDLLDGVTALSGSGPAYFYYIIDAMIKAGVEMGIEENLSKLFVKQTMLGAYHLINNSEKNLEELIKDVASKGGTTEAALKTFEENNFKEILKQGILNAEKRAKELNQ comes from the coding sequence ATGAAAATAGCTATTCTCGGAGCCGGAAATATGGGACTTTCCTTTTCAAAATCATTTTTGAAATATGAGCTTATTAAACCTGAGAACCTTCATCTTATTATCAGAAGCTCTTCAAAAATTTCCAAAATAGCGGAAGAATTTCCAAAATCTAAAGTATCTACCTTTGATGAAGTTAAAGAGTTGGATAGCGATCTGATCATTATTGCTGTAAAACCCCAGGATTTCCAGACGGCAGCTCAAAACTTTCAATTTACTTTAAAGGAAAATCAGATGGTTCTCTCTATTATGGCAGGAATCAATATTAAGAAAATTCAAAAATCATTAAACCACTCACTCGTTGTTAGAGCCATGCCTAACTCTCCTACGCTTCTGGGAATGGGAATCACAGGATATACCGCAGCTGATGGAATTTCTTTCAGTCAGCTGATCAATATAGAAAGATTACTGAACAGCACCGGAAGATCGGTTTATATGGAAAATGAAGACCTTTTGGATGGGGTAACTGCCCTTTCAGGAAGTGGGCCCGCCTATTTCTACTACATCATTGACGCAATGATTAAAGCGGGTGTTGAGATGGGAATTGAAGAAAATCTTTCTAAACTTTTTGTAAAACAGACCATGCTGGGCGCTTATCATCTTATCAATAATTCTGAAAAAAACCTTGAAGAGTTAATTAAAGACGTAGCTTCTAAAGGCGGGACTACAGAAGCGGCTTTAAAAACATTTGAAGAAAACAATTTCAAAGAAATTCTGAAACAGGGAATTCTGAATGCTGAAAAGCGTGCGAAAGAACTTAATCAGTAA
- a CDS encoding VanZ family protein, translating into MLKKIYKIIIVPYGLFLLYLMLLGMGRFQYRDHLVRIEPVFSTIKFIQNNINWRYAVMITFGNIIMFVPFGFLGWLFPELKKLQPLIFNFVSAIVIIEALQYFTRMGVFELDDIILNTFGVYLGWILFRYTEKRFTD; encoded by the coding sequence ATGTTAAAGAAAATATATAAAATCATTATTGTGCCCTATGGTCTGTTTTTGCTTTACCTGATGCTTTTGGGGATGGGCAGATTTCAGTATAGAGATCATCTGGTCAGAATAGAACCTGTGTTTTCAACGATAAAATTTATTCAGAATAATATTAATTGGCGATATGCGGTCATGATTACTTTTGGAAATATTATTATGTTCGTGCCTTTTGGTTTTTTGGGATGGCTTTTTCCAGAGCTTAAAAAGTTGCAGCCGCTGATATTTAATTTTGTTTCGGCAATTGTCATTATTGAAGCACTCCAGTATTTTACGAGAATGGGAGTGTTTGAATTGGATGATATTATTCTGAACACTTTTGGAGTGTACTTAGGCTGGATACTTTTCAGATACACTGAAAAAAGATTTACTGATTAA
- the lnt gene encoding apolipoprotein N-acyltransferase: MKYVLLTLISAILLSVSWPTYGVPFFIFFALVPLLMMEHGISKFSDYKKKGWVIFGLSYLCFIIWNVVTTGWLYGSKNPDGSHSMMAVVFPVLVNSLLYSLVFQCYHWYKNAQGTYWGLGFFIALWMSFEKFHLGWELTWPWLNLGNAFSEYPKLIQWYDTLGATGGSFWILLINILIFYTIRTWEAGRKKKDLIKNTSIVAALIVFPMIISVIKYNNFDEKPSGQVNVLMLQPDLDPYAEKYSKDSLTIEQDLLALAEKNSTVKIDYYIAPETALPGRGSISETGFEKSLLLNNIKGFLSRHPGSVFATGISSHRFYFDAAKAPAEAYQINNGVWVTSYNTAIQLASDQKVQVYHKGKLVPGVEIFPYMTVLKPVLGDAMLNLGGTVASLSIDKERMAFSNPYNKGKMAPIICYESIYGEFVTDYVKKGANFLGIMTNDSWWGVSEGHKQLLSYARLRAIETRREIARAANSGISAHINAKGEVTADTFYGDQTALFAKVNLYDTMTFYTRAGDLLSRFSIFALGFLLFYFLIEWFKRKTNKA; this comes from the coding sequence ATGAAATACGTTCTACTTACACTTATTTCAGCAATACTGCTGTCGGTTTCATGGCCAACTTATGGGGTTCCGTTTTTTATATTTTTTGCGCTTGTTCCGCTTTTAATGATGGAACACGGCATTTCAAAATTTTCAGATTATAAAAAGAAAGGATGGGTTATTTTCGGACTTTCTTATCTCTGTTTTATCATCTGGAATGTAGTGACTACAGGATGGCTGTATGGGTCAAAAAATCCAGACGGAAGTCATTCTATGATGGCCGTTGTATTTCCAGTACTGGTTAATTCTCTTTTATACTCGTTGGTATTCCAATGCTATCACTGGTACAAAAATGCGCAGGGAACTTATTGGGGACTGGGGTTCTTTATAGCCCTATGGATGAGTTTTGAAAAATTCCATTTGGGATGGGAGCTTACATGGCCGTGGCTGAATTTAGGGAATGCATTTTCTGAATATCCAAAATTGATTCAATGGTATGATACTCTGGGAGCAACGGGTGGAAGCTTTTGGATTCTTCTGATCAATATCCTGATTTTTTATACCATAAGAACCTGGGAAGCCGGAAGAAAGAAAAAAGATCTGATCAAAAACACTTCTATAGTAGCAGCTTTAATTGTTTTTCCAATGATTATTTCTGTTATCAAGTATAACAATTTTGATGAAAAACCTTCCGGACAGGTCAATGTCCTAATGCTGCAGCCGGATCTTGATCCTTATGCGGAAAAGTATTCCAAAGACAGCTTAACGATTGAACAGGATTTATTAGCTCTTGCCGAGAAAAATTCAACAGTAAAAATTGATTATTATATCGCTCCGGAAACCGCTCTACCCGGCAGAGGCTCTATTTCCGAAACCGGTTTTGAAAAGAGTTTACTTTTAAACAATATTAAAGGGTTTTTATCCAGACATCCGGGTTCAGTTTTTGCAACAGGAATTTCATCGCACCGCTTTTATTTTGATGCGGCAAAAGCACCTGCAGAAGCTTACCAAATCAATAACGGAGTTTGGGTTACCAGCTACAATACAGCTATTCAGCTGGCCTCTGACCAGAAGGTTCAGGTATATCATAAAGGGAAACTTGTGCCAGGCGTTGAGATATTCCCTTATATGACGGTTTTAAAGCCCGTTTTAGGAGATGCAATGCTCAATTTGGGAGGGACAGTTGCATCTTTAAGTATAGACAAAGAGAGAATGGCTTTCTCAAATCCTTACAACAAAGGAAAAATGGCTCCTATTATCTGTTATGAAAGTATCTACGGTGAATTTGTCACAGACTATGTGAAAAAAGGCGCTAATTTCCTTGGAATCATGACAAACGATTCCTGGTGGGGTGTTTCCGAAGGTCACAAACAGCTTTTATCATATGCAAGACTTAGAGCCATTGAAACCAGGAGAGAAATTGCGCGCGCTGCCAACAGTGGTATATCTGCCCATATCAACGCTAAAGGGGAAGTTACAGCTGATACATTTTATGGAGATCAGACTGCATTATTTGCAAAGGTAAATCTTTACGACACGATGACATTCTATACCAGAGCAGGTGATCTTCTTTCAAGGTTTTCAATATTTGCATTGGGCTTTTTACTATTTTATTTTTTGATTGAATGGTTCAAGAGAAAGACCAATAAGGCATAA